From one Rhodamnia argentea isolate NSW1041297 chromosome 1, ASM2092103v1, whole genome shotgun sequence genomic stretch:
- the LOC115733682 gene encoding TMV resistance protein N-like produces the protein MLEHESKIGNDSEEVKRWKKALFDAASLSGWHLKDENESEFIQRIVMEISTHVNRAPLHVAKYPVRIDSQVAKLESILNLQSDDDVLMVGLWGKGGIGKTTLAKSVYNKIFKQFEGSCFLLNVRDASKNSKDLATLQENLLFEVLKLKERLVVSSVDRGINQIQERLCRKKVLLIFDDVDDLRQLNALAGECKWFGNGSGIIVTTRDRHVLTSHGIDLDHVYEVKELDKDAAHELLSKHAFPTHQKFEIRTDLVDGVPNHAKGLPLALEVLGSFLRGRREDAWESAMDKVSMSPKKDINDVLKISYDGLETNEKEIFLHIACFFKGRETKYIENALDSCDFKVVIGLQILTERSLISIESKNIVEMHGLIQLMGMDIVIQESADPRRRDGLWFCDDAVEVVSSDMKWSCCGSLLPGGEMPQWILPHEERSVSFMASKDIYDKILGMVLCFVFRPDEQGTKPEFRISAHVNGEMRKADGVGCSHSLDSEHVLLLYFRPTKLWGAVDFCEIDGNYAEFGVTISGGNMTKLGSQIICKHLGDDAELRDNQLIDLALFYEVDYESTYSVATSSLMHEDSSSEADQQKD, from the exons ATGCTTGAGCACGAGTCCAAGATCGGGAACGATTCGGaggaagtgaagagatggaagaaagctcttttcGATGCTGCTAGCTTGTCCGGGTGGCATCTGAAAGATGA aaatgagTCAGAGTTTATACAAAGAATTGTGATGGAAATCTCCACTCACGTAAACCGAGCACCTTTGCATGTTGCTAAGTATCCAGTGAGGATAGATTCCCAAGTTGCAAAGTTGGAATCGATTTTAAACCTTCAGTCCGATGAcgatgttctcatggtgggattatggggaaAAGGAGGCATAGGAAAGACGACTTTAGCCAAATCcgtttataataaaattttcaagcaATTTGAGGGTTCATGTTTTCTGCTGAATGTTCGAGATGCTTCAAAAAACAGCAAAGATTTGGCTACTTTGCAAGAAAACTTGCTATTTGAGGTGTTAAAACTCAAAGAAAGATTAGTAGTGTCCAGTGTTGATAGAGGTATTAATCAAATACAAGAGAGACTTTGTCGCAAAAAAGTTCTCCTTATctttgatgatgtggatgacttGCGCCAGTTAAATGCTTTAGCAGGAGAATGCAAGTGGTTTGGTAATGGAAGCGGGATCATCGTCACTACAAGAGATAGGCATGTATTGACTAGTCACGGGATAGATCTAGATCATGTTTATGAAGTTAAAGAACTGGATAAGGATGCAGCTCATGAGCTACTtagtaagcatgcttttccgacacaccaaaaatttgaaattaggaCAGATCTAGTGGATGGTGTTCCGAATCATGCTAAAGgtcttcctttagcacttgaggtgcTAGGTTCCTTCTTACGTGGTAGAAGAGAAGATGCATGGGAAAGTGCAATGGATAAAGTTTCTATGTCTCCTAAGAAAGACATCAATGATGTGCTTaaaataagttatgatggactagagacaaatgagaaagagatttttcttcACATTGCCTGTTTCTTTAAGGGGCGCGAAACTAAGTATATAGAGAACGCTCTTGACAGTTGTGATTTTAAGGTGGTAATAGGATTACAAATTCTCACCGAGAGGTCCTTGATAAGCATTGAGTCCAAAAATATAGTAGAAATGCATGgcttgattcaattgatgggtATGGATATTGTGATCCAAGAAAGCGCCGATCCCAGGAGACGCGACGGGCTATGGTTTTGTGATGACGCTGTTGAAGTTGTGTCTAGTGACATG AAATGGTCTTGTTGCGGAAGTCTTCTCCCCGGAGGAGAGATGCCACAGTGGATCCTTCCTCATGAAGAGCGCTCCGTATCTTTTATGGCTTCGAAGGACATATACGACAAAATTCTTGGAATGGTTCTATGTTTCGTTTTTCGTCCTGATGAACAGGGAACAAAACCCGAGTTTCGGATTTCTGCACATGTTAATGGTGAAATGCGGAAAGCCGATGGAGTAGGGTGTTCCCATTCGTTGGATTCGGAGCATGTCTTACTTCTGTATTTCAGACCAACTAAGCTGTGGGGAGCAGTCGATTTTTGTGAAATTGATGGAAATTATGCAGAGTTTGGGGTTACAATATCAGGTGGAAATATGACAAAGTTGGGATCCCAAATAATATGCAAGCATCTAGGGGATGATGCTGAGCTTCGAGACAATCAGCTGATTGATCTAGCTTTATTCTACGAGGTTGATTATGAATCAACATATTCTGTAGCTACAAGTTCACTTATGCACGAAGATAGTTCGAGCGAAGCAGATCAGCAGAAGGACTAG